A stretch of the Nerophis ophidion isolate RoL-2023_Sa linkage group LG27, RoL_Noph_v1.0, whole genome shotgun sequence genome encodes the following:
- the LOC133544263 gene encoding ADP-ribosylation factor-like protein 4C produces the protein MGTSFSGLAAFQSLHVVMLGLDSAGKTTVLYRLRFNEFVNTVPTIGFNTERIRLGGAGASRGISCHFWDVGGQEKLRPLWKPYSRCTDGIVYVVDSVDAERLEEARAELHRIARFSENQGTPLLVVANKQDLPRALSVADIARHLALGELPPSTRYHVQPACAITGDGLREGVDALHDMIVKRKSLKRKKKRQ, from the coding sequence ATGGGGACGAGCTTCTCCGGCCTGGCGGCCTTCCAGTCCCTGCACGTCGTCATGCTGGGCTTGGACTCGGCGGGCAAGACCACGGTGCTCTACCGGCTCCGCTTCAACGAGTTCGTCAACACGGTGCCCACCATCGGCTTCAACACGGAGCGCATCCGGCTGGGCGGCGCGGGCGCCTCCAGGGGCATCAGCTGCCACTTCTGGGACGTCGGCGGCCAGGAGAAGCTGCGTCCGCTGTGGAAGCCCTACAGCCGCTGCACGGACGGCATCGTCTACGTGGTGGACTCCGTGGACGCCGAGCGGCTGGAGGAGGCCCGGGCCGAGCTGCACCGGATCGCGCGCTTCTCCGAGAACCAGGGCACGCCGCTGCTGGTGGTCGCCAACAAGCAGGACCTGCCGCGGGCCCTCAGCGTGGCGGACATCGCGCGGCATCTGGCCCTCGGGGAGCTGCCTCCGTCCACGCGGTACCACGTGCAGCCCGCCTGCGCCATCACCGGCGACGGCCTGCGCGAGGGCGTGGACGCGCTGCACGACATGATCGTCAAGAGGAAGTCGCTCAAGCGGAAGAAGAAGAGGCAGTGA